In a genomic window of Immundisolibacter sp.:
- a CDS encoding glycosyltransferase family 2 protein gives MAWPWIGSCARLLPKSRGVLSHAFVGSSIRSRHGYSMLTLLFATHNGAHTLPRMLDALTRLKEPTGGWHVVVIDNGSTDATSDILAAFQGRLPMELLQEPRRGQNFARNTGLDARRGDLMVFTDDDVIPDSGWLQCLRTAADRNPEFDVFGGAILPLWEAQPPAWVNDAVPHGDVDPKQVAFALTPSDRDTGPMPPYRAWGPNYAVRSRYFDQGHRFRTDLGPRKGPYPMGGETEFLSRIGKQGARGYFVKDAMVQHIIRPWQLEPRWIRCRASNFGRSRYLLAQRNTREELSSRLCGVPRWLLRRQVESVLRLALAIIRRDRRGVDALTWEIWERYGSMAEQRRHEHSQRRPLKS, from the coding sequence ATGGCGTGGCCCTGGATTGGCTCTTGTGCCCGCCTTCTCCCTAAAAGCCGAGGCGTTCTGAGCCATGCCTTCGTCGGCTCGTCCATCCGGTCACGGCACGGGTACTCGATGCTGACTTTGCTCTTTGCTACACACAACGGGGCTCACACTCTGCCTCGGATGCTCGATGCGCTAACGCGTCTGAAGGAGCCCACAGGCGGATGGCACGTCGTCGTGATCGACAACGGCAGCACCGACGCCACGTCCGACATTCTGGCGGCCTTTCAGGGACGACTGCCGATGGAGCTTTTGCAGGAACCCCGGCGCGGCCAGAATTTCGCCAGGAACACGGGCCTCGACGCTCGTCGAGGCGACCTGATGGTGTTCACGGACGATGACGTAATCCCCGATTCTGGATGGCTGCAGTGTCTTAGGACAGCCGCCGATCGTAATCCGGAGTTCGACGTTTTCGGTGGCGCGATCCTGCCCCTGTGGGAAGCCCAGCCCCCGGCTTGGGTCAACGATGCGGTACCCCACGGGGATGTTGATCCCAAGCAGGTTGCTTTCGCGCTAACGCCATCGGATCGCGATACCGGGCCCATGCCACCGTACCGTGCTTGGGGGCCGAACTATGCCGTCCGATCGCGGTACTTCGATCAGGGGCATCGATTTCGGACGGATCTCGGCCCCCGAAAAGGTCCCTATCCGATGGGAGGAGAGACAGAGTTTCTGTCGCGGATCGGCAAGCAAGGGGCCCGCGGGTACTTCGTGAAAGATGCGATGGTTCAGCACATCATTCGACCGTGGCAATTGGAGCCACGCTGGATTCGATGTCGAGCGAGCAATTTTGGGCGAAGTCGATATCTCCTTGCCCAGCGGAACACGCGTGAGGAATTGTCGTCGCGCCTGTGCGGCGTACCACGATGGCTGCTCAGACGGCAGGTCGAGTCGGTATTAAGGCTTGCGCTTGCGATAATCAGGCGGGATCGCCGGGGGGTCGACGCGCTCACATGGGAGATCTGGGAGCGCTACGGGAGTATGGCGGAGCAACGGCGTCACGAGCATTCGCAGCGGAGGCCCTTAAAAAGCTGA
- a CDS encoding alkaline phosphatase family protein: MQRFVFIGFDAADASLIQRWSQDGTLPTFRRLLATSAVAKCRSPFAFFVGAQWPSFYTGLNPAGHGRYCYRQLVPGRYYDASFPATSIGGTPFWDSLGAQGLRFTITDVPKTALSDRFSGTHVVDWATHDPERSGLQTTPAPLAKEILLRYGENQDDDCNRLDPTVDGYRSFRDRLIDRVHRKERLLSEQLAKNDWDAFVAVFADTHCAGHQCWHIHDSQHDRFDQAVAEAVGNPLRDVYRAIDAALGRLLPQIPTDCLAMVFASHGIGPHWDGTHLMDDVLARLDDALPHGRRSQATPAEAALRLWGQNIRPYRLRKYLPKPLSHRVFRKAFWVPNNEAYLGIRINLEGREPLGRIRPGSEFDSYCSALMQALGQLRVGPSGPLAFDEIALTRDHLRGARLDTLPDIVARWTRLQPFTVLSSPMIGDVRGRYEGPRSGDHLPDGLLLVSGGNICPGERPSCVVEDLAPTFGALLGGDVGPVDGVALDWLLCPPSP; the protein is encoded by the coding sequence GTGCAGCGATTCGTCTTCATAGGATTCGATGCGGCGGACGCCAGCTTGATTCAGCGGTGGTCGCAAGATGGCACGTTGCCCACGTTCCGGCGACTGCTCGCCACGAGCGCGGTCGCGAAATGTCGAAGCCCCTTTGCGTTTTTTGTCGGCGCTCAATGGCCGTCCTTCTACACGGGCCTGAACCCTGCCGGGCACGGACGGTACTGTTATAGGCAGCTGGTACCCGGTCGATATTACGACGCGTCCTTCCCAGCCACCTCAATCGGCGGCACGCCCTTTTGGGATTCTCTAGGCGCTCAGGGACTGCGCTTTACAATCACGGATGTTCCTAAGACCGCCCTGTCCGACCGTTTCTCGGGCACCCACGTCGTCGACTGGGCGACTCATGATCCGGAAAGATCGGGCCTGCAGACTACGCCAGCCCCTCTCGCGAAGGAGATCTTGCTCCGGTATGGCGAGAACCAGGACGATGACTGCAACCGATTGGATCCGACCGTCGATGGTTACCGCTCGTTTCGAGACCGGTTGATCGACCGCGTTCATCGCAAGGAACGCCTGCTATCGGAGCAACTCGCTAAGAATGACTGGGATGCCTTCGTTGCGGTCTTCGCCGATACCCATTGCGCCGGGCATCAATGCTGGCACATCCACGACTCCCAGCATGACAGATTCGACCAAGCGGTCGCGGAAGCGGTCGGCAACCCACTGCGCGACGTGTATCGCGCAATCGATGCGGCCTTGGGGCGACTGCTGCCGCAGATACCCACCGATTGCCTTGCTATGGTGTTCGCGAGCCACGGGATTGGTCCCCATTGGGACGGCACCCACCTGATGGATGACGTACTCGCGCGCCTTGACGACGCTCTTCCTCATGGGCGTCGGTCCCAAGCCACACCAGCAGAAGCCGCGCTGCGTCTCTGGGGACAAAATATCCGGCCTTACCGTCTACGGAAGTACTTGCCCAAGCCGCTGTCGCACCGTGTTTTCCGCAAAGCGTTTTGGGTCCCCAACAACGAGGCCTATCTGGGTATCCGGATCAATCTCGAGGGGCGTGAGCCGTTGGGGCGAATCCGCCCTGGTTCCGAGTTCGACTCGTACTGCTCGGCGTTGATGCAAGCTCTTGGCCAGCTACGTGTCGGTCCGAGCGGACCGCTGGCATTTGATGAGATCGCGCTTACGCGCGACCACCTACGGGGCGCACGTCTGGACACCCTTCCGGACATTGTTGCCCGCTGGACACGTCTACAGCCATTCACCGTACTGTCGTCGCCGATGATCGGCGACGTCAGGGGACGCTACGAGGGCCCACGTTCCGGTGATCACCTCCCGGATGGCCTTTTGCTCGTGAGCGGAGGAAATATCTGTCCGGGTGAGCGCCCGTCCTGTGTGGTCGAAGACCTCGCCCCCACCTTTGGCGCCTTGCTGGGCGGCGACGTAGGGCCCGTCGATGGCGTGGCCCTGGATTGGCTCTTGTGCCCGCCTTCTCCCTAA